The DNA window TCGTCGATCACCTTGTCCACCAACGCTTCATGCTCCAAATTCGGCGCCGAGGTCGACCCGCCGCGAGTGTCGCCCATCACCACGAAACGAAAGGGCACCAGTTCATCGGGCGCTGTGGAAAAGATGAAGTCTTCGGTCGTCTCCCCGCCCACTGTCACGCGGTAGTGGTAGGACGTATCCGCTTCGAGGCCGTCGATGGTGATCGCGTAGCTGTAACGCTCGTAGGTGTCGAATACGAAATGGTTGCCGTCGCCGACGAATTCCAGCCCGTAGTTTGTGTCCAGACCGACTTCCACCGTCGCCTCCAGGTCCTCGTCGGTCTCCAGGGCGATGACCATGCTCTCGGTCGAGGGGCTCTGCAAATAGGGGCCCTTGGTGATAGCCGCGCCGGCCGAGGCGGCAAACAGAATGATCAAGGCTGCGGTCAGGATGGCGGTGAAATGCTTCATTGTTTTTTCCTCTCCGTTTCTCTGAGGTCAGCCTAGGCATTATGACGGGGGCTGTAAAGCTCTAGTGCCAGGTTTCCGGCGACGGTTTGGCGGCGGGCGGTTCGTTTTCTTTCTCGGTCTCCTGCAGGGCTTGTTTTTTCGCTTCCAAGGCATTTTCGGCCGCTTCGCGCACCTCCGGGTGGATGTTGCCGTCGTAGGCGACGTCTTCCAATTCCTGCCGGTTGAGCATCGGCACCAGCGCCATGGCCAAATGCGGCGCGGTGTAGGGATTTCGCACCAAGGCCCGGCGCACTTCCGGCCGCGCGCGCCACTTGGCGGACCGATACACGATCTCCAGCACTTCGGGCCGGTTGGGACGTCGCGCGGTGATGGTCACGACCATTTTCTCGATCACTCGCGGATTTTTCAGCAATTGGCGAATGACCAGTGGATCGGGGTCGTAGCCGACCCGCGCCAACATGTTCGGGTCGCGGCTGCGCGCCGCGGCTTTTCGTTCGCCGACGGTCAAGTCCGGCAACCCATACTTGAGGAACGCCTCTTCGTCGCCCTCGGGGCTTTTCAACGGCCGCAGCGAGCGGAACAGGTTGCAGACGTTCAGATACCCCCGGCGCTTGGCCTCGTGGTAAATCCGCCCCACGCGAACCTTGCCCAGCTTCCGCAGTATCAACCCCGCGTCCAACCCGGAGGCGACCACGACGCGCGCCTCGCTGTCGCCCGCCAAGGCAATGCTCTGCATGCGATAGATCGCCTCGGCGATTTCCTCGTCCTCCATGACGCGAAATTTGGCGACCAGAAAATGCTTGCGCATCGCCGGATCGAGCACCTGCCCGGCAGTCTTCATCAAGCGGCGAATGTGTTTTTCGCTATCGGCGGCGCGGTCAGTCACCGAGGTCTCCTTTCCCATGGGAAAAGGTACCAACGGCGACGGCGGAGGTCAAAGCGAGGGGTCTTTTTTTTGCGGGGAGTCGCGGCGGTCCGGGTCGTAATCGGGGAGAACATCCCGCAGCTTTTCGTCCACTTTGCGCTCGATCAACGAGTCCAGACGCCTCTCCAAAACCTCGTCGATATAGTGGTCGATCGCCTGCGGCACGCGTCGCAGGTCGCGGGAGATAATATCCTGCACGCGCTGCTGGAAATAGGCGTAAAAGGTCATCAACGCCACGGCCCACCCGGCCAAAATGTCGGCGATGTAATGCTGTTTGACCATCAACGCGGAAAAGCCGATCAAGATCGTCACGCCCAATACGATCATGCCCCGGCGGCGATCAACGTGGTAGATCGTCAGCGCGGCCATCATCGACATCGCCGCGTGCATGCTCGGAAAACAATTGGCCGGCACATCCCCGGCGTACACCGTAGCCACCGCCCAGGTGGCGAAGTCGACCACCTCGAATTCGGCCCGGTTCATGATGACGGGAAAACCCCAGAAAATCAGATACGAGAACACCATCACGGTGATGTAGGACAGCGCGCAAACCCGAAAGAACTCTTTGCCGCGCACCAAAAAGAAGGGCAGCAAGAATACTGAATACAACGCCAAATAAGGGAAAATCATGAGGGGAACGAAGGGCACGTTTTCATCGGCGAAGGTGCTGAGAGAATACGCCTCGTTCGGATCGAAAAAGCTGCCGACCAGGTAGTAACCGCCCACCCACAGGCCGAATAACACCACCGCCCAGAAAGGCTCCTGATTGCGGCGTAGCCATTGGCGCCAACTCATCGCAGCCACGCTCGCCGGTACAACCAGATACGCCCAAGCGTCCAGGCAATCGGGAACACAGCCGAAACAAACACGACCTTCATCCAGGTCGGCGTCGGCACGGCCAGCAAGCCCTCCTCCAGCCACATGAAGTACAAGGCCGCGATTATGCCCATCAAATATTGGAAAATCGCGTAACGAATCGGCGCGGTAGTCCACGTGATTACCGTTCCGTCCGAATGATTTGACTTGCCTGGTTCGCGCATCCGCCCCATCTCACGGTTGGAGGATCGGATATACATTCCCGACGTTACTCGTACACTTCGCTACCGTCCCCGGCGACCTAGACTACAGCGCCGGCGGGAAAACGGCTCCGCTTTTGCGATAAGGTTAGGTGAACAATTTTTTCAAGGCGCGTTTAACGCCGCCTAAATCGATGTCTTTCTTAAACAGGTCGCCGACCCCGACCGTCTCGATTTCCGCGTCCAATTTCGCTCGCTCGCGCTCCCGTTCGGCCTGCAACCGCCGCAACTCGTTACGCGCGTCCTCGTTGCCCTTGTTGAAACGGTAAGCCATGGCGAACATCTGCCGCGCCTTATCCTTACTGCCGTAGCGCAGCATGATCTTGCCCAGGAAATAGTAAGCCTTGTCGCCCTTGGAGTTGATGCGCAGCGACCGCTCGACCGACTCCCGCGCCAACGTCGCGCGTTCCTTGGCATCGACTTTCGGGTCGTTAAACAGCGCCCAACCCAAATAAGCGTGGTACTCGGCTTCTTCCGGGAACAACTCGCAGGCTTCGGAGAAATGTTCCTGCGCGTCGTGAAAGTGGTTGCGGCGCAACGCGATCATGCCCTGATTGAACGCTCGCTCGGCGGCCAAAATCGTCGTGATGTGCCGCTCCTTTAGCTCCTGGCCCTCGCCGGTAAGCCGGCTGTCGTATTCGGCGCGTTTCTTCGGGCTCGACAATACCTCGTATGCTTCGGTAACCGCCTGAACCACCGCCTTGGCTTTCTCGCGCATGTCGGGACCCAGCTTGCTCGCCACCATGTCCGGGTGCAGGCGCTTGACCACCGCGTGATACACCATCTTCAAATCCAGCGGCTTCGCGTCCCGATCCACGTCTAATACTTCGTAATGATTGGCCCCTTCCAGCTTCAAATACTGTTCCATCGTGAAGGTGGCCAACTCGGGGTCGTCCGCGTCCGCGGCCGGCCCGCCGGTGCCGTCGATCGCCACCAATTCGCCCGCTTCGGCGGCCGGCAGCTTCGGCCCGCCGGTGCCCGGTTCGCCGTCGCCCTCTTCAAAAGCGCGCAGATCTTTCTCGATGTCCTCCAACCGTTCGGCCTCGGATATCGTCTCGAGGTCCCCGTCGTCCTCGAATGCGAAATCCAACTCGTCGGCGGGTTCGGGCGGAGCGGCGGATGGTTCGGGTGTCGGTTCGGGTTCCGGTTCGTCGTCGAACAGAATGAAATCGTCGTCGGCCGCCGGGGTCGTTTCCTCGAGCGGCAA is part of the Candidatus Lernaella stagnicola genome and encodes:
- a CDS encoding phosphatase PAP2 family protein, with the protein product MSWRQWLRRNQEPFWAVVLFGLWVGGYYLVGSFFDPNEAYSLSTFADENVPFVPLMIFPYLALYSVFLLPFFLVRGKEFFRVCALSYITVMVFSYLIFWGFPVIMNRAEFEVVDFATWAVATVYAGDVPANCFPSMHAAMSMMAALTIYHVDRRRGMIVLGVTILIGFSALMVKQHYIADILAGWAVALMTFYAYFQQRVQDIISRDLRRVPQAIDHYIDEVLERRLDSLIERKVDEKLRDVLPDYDPDRRDSPQKKDPSL